The following proteins come from a genomic window of Rhodospirillales bacterium:
- a CDS encoding glycosyltransferase family 4 protein has protein sequence MSSLEGAKILYLVSEDWYFCSHRLPIARAARESGMDLVVLTRLNDHADAIAAEGFRAIPLRLRRGSRNPFGALSTIRDIARTCRRERPDVVHHVNLKMCLLGSIAALWARPRHVVNALTGLGSLFTSDRPDARLLRNLVLAALRVLDRLTGAALIVQNRDDEAMALRRHLAPAERIALIPGSGVDIRRFEPRPPPPPDGVPIVTYVGRMLADKGLRELADAARLLKRRGREVRIILVGPTDPENPQSLSPQELQGWVAEGVLEWHGYRSDVAAVWAESTIAVLPSYREGMPKSLLEAAASAVPAVATDVPGCRDLVVDGETGILVAPRDAPALADAIDRLLAAPELAAAMGRAARSRAETHYADSAIAAATLGLYARMLGTWSESA, from the coding sequence GTGAGCTCGCTTGAGGGCGCGAAGATCCTCTACCTGGTGTCGGAGGACTGGTACTTCTGCTCACACCGCCTGCCCATCGCCCGGGCGGCTCGGGAATCCGGGATGGATTTGGTTGTCCTGACCCGCCTCAACGACCACGCCGATGCGATCGCCGCGGAGGGGTTCCGGGCGATCCCGCTCCGGCTCCGCCGCGGCAGCCGCAATCCGTTCGGGGCGCTTTCAACCATCCGCGACATCGCCCGCACCTGTCGCCGCGAGCGGCCGGATGTGGTTCACCACGTCAACCTGAAAATGTGCCTGTTGGGGTCGATCGCCGCGCTGTGGGCCCGTCCGCGCCACGTGGTCAACGCCTTGACCGGCCTGGGCTCCCTGTTCACCAGCGACCGCCCGGACGCCCGGCTGCTGCGGAACCTCGTGCTCGCGGCGCTGCGGGTGCTCGACCGCCTCACCGGCGCCGCGCTCATCGTTCAGAACCGGGACGACGAAGCCATGGCGCTGCGGCGGCATTTGGCGCCGGCGGAGCGGATCGCGCTGATTCCGGGCTCTGGCGTCGACATCCGGCGCTTCGAGCCGCGACCGCCGCCACCTCCGGACGGGGTGCCGATCGTCACCTATGTCGGGCGCATGCTGGCCGACAAGGGGCTTCGGGAGCTGGCCGACGCGGCGCGCCTTCTGAAACGTCGCGGACGCGAGGTGCGCATCATCCTCGTCGGCCCGACCGACCCGGAGAACCCGCAGTCCCTGTCGCCGCAGGAGCTGCAGGGGTGGGTCGCCGAAGGGGTGCTGGAATGGCATGGCTACCGCAGCGATGTTGCGGCGGTGTGGGCGGAAAGCACCATCGCCGTGCTGCCGTCGTACCGGGAGGGCATGCCGAAAAGCCTGCTCGAAGCGGCGGCGTCCGCGGTGCCGGCCGTTGCCACCGACGTGCCCGGCTGTCGCGACCTTGTGGTCGATGGCGAAACCGGCATTCTGGTGGCGCCGCGGGACGCGCCGGCACTCGCCGATGCGATCGACCGTCTGCTTGCCGCGCCCGAGTTGGCGGCCGCGATGGGTCGGGCTGCGCGGTCACGGGCCGAGACGCACTATGCCGATTCGGCCATCGCTGCGGCGACGCTGGGGCTTTACGCCCGCATGCTCGGCACTTGGAGCGAGTCGGCTTGA
- the der gene encoding ribosome biogenesis GTPase Der gives MLTVAIVGRPNVGKSTLFNRLVGRRMAIVSDTPGVTRDRRMGEARLGGLRFTVIDTAGLDDVPSSELETAMQTQTERALDEADVALLLIDARIGLTPLDSHFANLLRRRGTPVILVANKCEGRGGAGGLMDAFALGLGEPVGLSAEHGEGMGELYDALAPYDSAPGEPQVAEDADAEDEAAPLQLAVVGRPNVGKSTLVNRLLGEERLVTSPEAGTTRDAIAVSWAYQGQQVRLIDTAGLRRKARVREALEDASIADALRAVRFAHVVVLVLDATQGLEKQDLTIARMIAEEGRAPVLAVNKWDLVEHHAGVLGSLRDRLETSLPQVRGIRFVTLSALTGRGVNRLLPEVLDAYRKWNLRIGTGPLNRWLQEMTERHPPPLAAGRRIKIRYATQIKARPPTFILFASRPEDLPEDYLRYLAGGLRDQFGLTGVPVRVFPRKGKNPYAP, from the coding sequence ATGCTGACCGTGGCGATCGTCGGTCGCCCCAACGTTGGGAAATCGACGCTGTTCAACCGGCTGGTCGGCAGACGCATGGCGATCGTCAGCGACACGCCCGGCGTCACCCGTGACCGCAGAATGGGAGAGGCGCGCCTCGGCGGGCTGCGCTTTACGGTAATCGACACGGCCGGCCTCGACGACGTGCCGTCGAGCGAGCTGGAAACCGCGATGCAGACCCAGACGGAGCGCGCTCTGGACGAGGCGGACGTGGCGTTGCTGTTGATCGATGCCCGCATCGGGCTGACCCCGCTCGACAGCCATTTCGCCAATCTTCTCCGCCGCCGAGGGACGCCGGTCATCCTCGTCGCCAACAAGTGCGAAGGCCGCGGCGGCGCCGGCGGACTTATGGACGCCTTCGCGCTCGGTCTCGGCGAACCGGTGGGACTCTCCGCCGAACATGGCGAAGGCATGGGCGAGCTTTACGACGCTTTGGCGCCGTACGACTCGGCGCCTGGCGAACCTCAAGTCGCGGAAGACGCCGACGCTGAGGATGAGGCGGCGCCGCTGCAGCTCGCAGTGGTCGGGCGCCCCAACGTTGGCAAGTCGACCCTGGTCAATCGCCTGCTCGGAGAGGAGCGACTGGTCACCAGCCCCGAGGCTGGCACCACGCGGGACGCCATCGCGGTGTCATGGGCGTATCAAGGGCAGCAGGTCCGACTCATCGACACCGCCGGTCTGCGGCGCAAGGCACGGGTGCGGGAGGCGTTGGAGGATGCATCGATCGCCGACGCGCTGCGGGCGGTCCGCTTTGCCCATGTTGTGGTCCTGGTCCTCGACGCGACGCAAGGCCTGGAAAAGCAGGATCTGACCATCGCCCGGATGATCGCCGAGGAGGGCCGGGCGCCGGTGCTCGCCGTGAACAAGTGGGATCTGGTCGAGCATCACGCCGGCGTCTTGGGAAGCTTGCGCGACCGCCTGGAAACATCGCTGCCGCAAGTGCGCGGCATCCGCTTCGTCACGCTCTCGGCGCTCACCGGTCGTGGCGTGAACCGACTGCTGCCGGAAGTGTTGGACGCGTACCGCAAGTGGAACCTGCGCATCGGCACCGGGCCCCTGAACCGCTGGCTCCAGGAGATGACGGAGCGCCATCCGCCGCCGCTCGCAGCCGGGCGCCGCATCAAGATCCGCTATGCCACCCAGATCAAGGCGCGGCCGCCGACCTTCATCCTGTTCGCCAGCCGTCCCGAGGACCTGCCCGAGGACTATCTTCGCTATCTGGCCGGCGGCTTGCGCGACCAGTTCGGCCTTACCGGCGTTCCGGTCCGCGTGTTCCCCCGTAAAGGCAAGAACCCATATGCGCCCTGA
- a CDS encoding 2-hydroxychromene-2-carboxylate isomerase, producing MRTADWYFDFVSPYAYLQTFRFGDLPTDLDIRLRPVLFAGLLKHWGNIGPAELAPKRIHTYRHVQWLAERMKAPFRLPSVHPFNPLRALRLAVALDSDRASAFAIFRAIWEQGELPDDDGGWRRLCRRVSVDPDDPRIDAEEVRTTLRANGDAAIAAGVFGVPTFFYDDAVFWGLDSTDFFLDVVADPSMLQRPEMARAASLPIGVERRAAR from the coding sequence ATGCGCACCGCCGACTGGTATTTCGACTTCGTCTCGCCCTACGCCTACCTGCAGACGTTCCGCTTCGGGGATTTGCCGACGGATCTCGACATCCGCTTGCGACCGGTGCTGTTCGCCGGCCTGCTCAAGCATTGGGGTAACATCGGTCCCGCCGAGCTCGCGCCGAAGCGGATCCATACCTACCGGCACGTCCAGTGGTTGGCGGAGCGGATGAAGGCGCCGTTTCGGCTGCCATCAGTCCATCCGTTCAACCCGCTGCGGGCGCTGCGGCTCGCAGTAGCCTTGGACAGTGATCGCGCCTCAGCCTTCGCCATTTTCCGGGCCATCTGGGAGCAAGGGGAGCTACCGGACGACGATGGCGGCTGGCGCCGACTGTGTCGGCGGGTGTCCGTCGACCCCGACGACCCGCGGATCGACGCGGAGGAGGTGCGGACAACCCTGCGCGCCAACGGCGACGCGGCGATCGCCGCCGGCGTGTTCGGCGTGCCCACGTTCTTCTACGACGACGCGGTGTTCTGGGGCCTGGATAGCACCGACTTCTTCCTTGATGTTGTTGCCGATCCTTCCATGTTGCAGCGCCCCGAGATGGCGCGGGCGGCGTCCCTGCCGATCGGCGTCGAGCGGCGCGCTGCTCGCTGA
- the galE gene encoding UDP-glucose 4-epimerase GalE, with amino-acid sequence MTSKPTILVTGGAGYIGSHAVLAFSDAGYPVVVVDDLSTGRRNLVPSFIPFRKGDVGDMDLMASVIAEHRVGAVVHFAGSIVVPESVSDPLKYYRNNTANSRNLIAVCVDTGVSHFVFSSTAAVYGVPDKVPVNEEAPTEPINPYGSSKLMTEWMLRDVAAAHPFAFAALRYFNVAGADPMGRTGQSTPLATHLIKVACEAATGARRHIDVFGEDYDTPDGTCIRDYIHVSDLAEAHVLALDHLINAGESFIANCGYGHGYSVREVLTEVQKESGTRLDIRGAPRRPGDPEKLVADPSRIKKTLCWRPRYDDLGFIVRTAYAWEQKTGARQLLETA; translated from the coding sequence ATGACCAGCAAGCCTACCATTCTCGTGACCGGCGGCGCCGGTTATATCGGCAGCCACGCTGTCCTGGCGTTCAGCGATGCCGGCTACCCGGTGGTGGTCGTCGATGATCTTTCCACCGGGCGTCGCAACCTCGTTCCGTCGTTCATCCCGTTCAGGAAGGGCGACGTGGGCGACATGGATCTGATGGCAAGCGTGATCGCCGAGCACCGCGTCGGCGCCGTGGTCCATTTTGCCGGCAGCATCGTGGTGCCGGAGTCGGTCAGCGACCCGCTCAAATACTACCGCAACAATACCGCCAACAGCCGCAACCTCATCGCCGTGTGCGTCGACACCGGGGTCTCCCACTTCGTGTTCTCATCGACCGCCGCCGTCTACGGGGTGCCGGACAAGGTGCCGGTCAACGAAGAGGCGCCGACCGAGCCGATCAATCCGTACGGGTCGTCCAAGCTGATGACCGAATGGATGCTCCGCGACGTCGCCGCCGCACATCCCTTCGCCTTCGCCGCGCTCCGCTACTTCAACGTAGCAGGGGCGGATCCGATGGGCCGCACCGGACAATCGACCCCGCTGGCGACGCATCTGATCAAGGTGGCGTGCGAGGCCGCGACCGGCGCCCGCCGGCACATCGACGTGTTCGGCGAGGACTATGACACGCCGGACGGGACCTGCATCCGCGACTACATCCACGTAAGCGATCTTGCTGAAGCGCACGTGCTGGCTCTGGACCACCTCATCAACGCCGGCGAGAGCTTCATCGCCAATTGTGGCTACGGGCACGGCTATTCGGTGCGGGAGGTGTTGACTGAGGTACAGAAGGAAAGCGGCACCAGGCTGGACATTCGCGGCGCTCCGCGCCGACCTGGGGATCCGGAAAAGCTGGTCGCTGATCCGAGCCGCATCAAGAAAACGCTGTGCTGGCGGCCCCGCTACGACGACCTCGGTTTCATCGTCCGCACCGCCTACGCGTGGGAGCAGAAAACCGGGGCGCGCCAACTGCTGGAAACGGCCTGA
- a CDS encoding 50S ribosomal protein L11 methyltransferase yields the protein MDPAPPLWRIALQVPEPALDAVTAALDRYCRSVSWFGADGGGWSVEALADREPDRPSLDVAVAVAAASAGMEPPHVHIARLPATDWLAANRQDFPPIRIGRFFVYGSHIAEPAPAGSIGLRVDAATAFGSGHHGTTAGCLMAIDDLGRRQGPSRVNRALGGGGGSLQRSL from the coding sequence GTGGATCCGGCGCCTCCCCTCTGGCGTATCGCGCTGCAGGTGCCGGAGCCGGCGCTCGATGCGGTCACGGCCGCCCTCGACCGCTACTGCAGGTCGGTCTCCTGGTTCGGGGCCGATGGCGGCGGGTGGTCCGTGGAGGCGCTTGCGGACCGGGAGCCGGACCGCCCAAGCCTCGATGTGGCGGTGGCGGTCGCTGCGGCGAGCGCGGGCATGGAGCCGCCGCATGTCCATATCGCCCGGCTGCCGGCGACCGACTGGCTCGCCGCCAACCGCCAGGACTTCCCGCCGATCCGGATCGGCCGTTTCTTTGTGTACGGCTCGCACATCGCCGAACCGGCGCCGGCAGGAAGCATCGGGCTCCGGGTCGACGCGGCCACGGCCTTCGGCTCCGGCCACCACGGGACCACCGCCGGCTGCCTGATGGCGATCGACGACCTCGGCCGGCGGCAGGGCCCGTCGAGGGTCAATCGGGCCCTTGGCGGCGGCGGCGGTTCGTTGCAGCGCTCCCTATGA
- a CDS encoding DUF4136 domain-containing protein, with product MLYVLLALGVLLALAGCSTIETSTDFDASTDFSQYHTYRWLDDEPLLRSDAGADARLSPLVAQRLRDTVEATLASKGFRKAEPADMAVSLSLDVRLRRVMHTWYPSYGPYYDWRYRWHYAPMTTFETFTEKVLAVDIFDAATGRAIWRGTATTFVDWQDETEVPVDALIGGALGPFPPRPAK from the coding sequence ATGCTTTATGTTCTCCTGGCGCTGGGTGTTCTCCTGGCGCTGGCCGGCTGCTCCACCATCGAGACGAGCACCGACTTCGATGCATCGACGGACTTCTCCCAGTACCACACGTATCGGTGGCTGGACGACGAACCCCTCCTAAGGTCCGATGCCGGCGCCGATGCGCGCCTCTCACCGCTGGTTGCCCAGCGACTTCGCGACACAGTCGAGGCGACGTTGGCGAGCAAGGGCTTCCGCAAGGCCGAGCCGGCGGACATGGCGGTCTCCCTGTCCCTCGACGTTCGCCTGCGGCGGGTCATGCATACCTGGTATCCGTCGTACGGCCCCTACTACGACTGGCGATACCGCTGGCATTATGCACCCATGACCACCTTCGAAACTTTCACCGAGAAAGTGCTTGCGGTCGATATTTTCGACGCCGCCACCGGCCGCGCCATTTGGCGCGGCACCGCGACCACGTTCGTCGACTGGCAGGACGAGACGGAAGTGCCGGTCGACGCGTTGATCGGCGGCGCCCTCGGGCCCTTTCCGCCGCGGCCGGCCAAGTAG
- a CDS encoding PQQ-binding-like beta-propeller repeat protein, translated as MARNAHPGSKRRVALTGFVVLSALWLANCGTWFGERDDQALPGERITVMVHERRVQPDPTLQGVPIQLPRPVTNADWPQSGGYANHAMHHLWVEDDLQRAWKVDVGAAADTSQPRLAPPIVAAGRLYAMDAEHTVSAFDAQSGERLWETELAPDDEEDLIPGGLAFADGRVFVTTGFADVLALDAATGAELWRSRVEAPLHAPPTAAGGRVFAIAVTNTLYAFDAASGVALWNYRAIAELAALVGGAAPAIDGGVVVAPFSSGELVALIAETGQVLWSDSFASTRRTDEIANLAQIRGAPVIDRGRVFAVSFGGLVAAVDLRTGRRIWDQDIGGTERPWVAGDYIYLISKSNELVCLNRDSGGVHWIAPLPAFEDEEDLEDPIFWAGPVLAGDRLVVVGSNEEILTISPYTGDYLGRVDASAPISVAPVVAGGSLYVLSDDADLHAFR; from the coding sequence ATGGCCAGAAACGCACATCCGGGTTCGAAGCGCCGCGTTGCGCTGACCGGCTTCGTAGTTCTCAGCGCCCTGTGGCTTGCGAACTGCGGCACCTGGTTCGGGGAACGCGACGATCAGGCCCTCCCGGGCGAGCGGATCACCGTCATGGTGCATGAACGGCGGGTGCAGCCCGACCCGACGCTTCAGGGAGTGCCGATCCAGCTGCCGCGGCCGGTGACCAACGCCGACTGGCCGCAATCCGGTGGCTACGCAAACCATGCCATGCATCACCTGTGGGTCGAGGATGACTTGCAGCGCGCCTGGAAGGTCGACGTCGGCGCTGCTGCCGACACCTCGCAGCCACGGCTGGCGCCGCCCATTGTCGCTGCCGGGCGACTTTACGCCATGGATGCCGAGCACACCGTCTCCGCCTTCGACGCGCAATCGGGCGAGCGGCTGTGGGAGACGGAACTGGCGCCCGATGACGAGGAGGACCTGATCCCCGGCGGCCTCGCCTTCGCGGACGGCCGCGTGTTCGTGACCACCGGTTTCGCGGACGTGCTGGCGCTCGACGCGGCGACCGGCGCGGAGCTCTGGCGCAGTCGCGTCGAGGCGCCGTTGCACGCCCCGCCGACCGCCGCCGGTGGACGCGTGTTCGCCATCGCCGTCACCAACACGTTGTACGCCTTCGATGCCGCCAGCGGCGTGGCGCTTTGGAACTACCGCGCCATTGCCGAACTAGCGGCGCTTGTCGGAGGGGCTGCGCCGGCGATCGACGGCGGTGTGGTCGTCGCGCCGTTTTCCTCCGGCGAACTCGTCGCACTGATCGCCGAGACCGGACAGGTGCTGTGGTCCGACTCGTTCGCATCGACGCGGCGCACCGACGAGATTGCCAACCTGGCGCAGATCCGTGGTGCACCGGTCATCGACCGCGGCCGGGTGTTCGCGGTCAGCTTCGGCGGCCTTGTTGCGGCCGTCGACCTTCGCACCGGGCGGCGCATCTGGGATCAGGACATCGGCGGCACAGAACGCCCGTGGGTGGCGGGCGATTACATCTATCTGATCAGCAAGAGCAACGAACTCGTCTGCCTCAACCGGGACTCGGGGGGCGTGCATTGGATCGCCCCCCTGCCGGCCTTCGAGGACGAGGAGGACCTGGAGGATCCCATCTTCTGGGCGGGACCGGTGCTGGCTGGGGATAGACTGGTCGTGGTCGGCTCCAACGAGGAGATCCTGACCATCAGCCCTTATACGGGAGACTATCTGGGCAGGGTGGACGCCTCCGCGCCAATCTCGGTGGCGCCGGTGGTTGCCGGCGGCAGCCTTTACGTCCTGAGCGACGACGCGGATCTCCACGCCTTCCGCTGA
- a CDS encoding thioredoxin family protein, with amino-acid sequence MALTETPICDFGWKAVDFSLCDADGRTCALADVRGTKGTLVMFICNHCPYVRAVIDRIVRDVAELQPKGIGAIAIMSNDWEQYPEDAPDKMKQFADTHGFTFPYVIDRDQQVARAYGAVCTPDFFGFNADLELQYRGRLDSSRRDPAGPDARRELFEAMCGVAETGKGPEQQIASMGCSIKWRDGSVKAAARRLIHKVGL; translated from the coding sequence ATGGCGCTGACCGAAACACCGATCTGCGACTTCGGCTGGAAAGCCGTCGATTTCAGCCTCTGCGATGCAGACGGGCGCACCTGTGCGCTCGCCGACGTTCGCGGCACGAAGGGCACGCTGGTCATGTTCATCTGCAATCACTGCCCTTACGTGCGGGCCGTGATCGACCGCATCGTCCGCGATGTGGCGGAGTTGCAGCCGAAAGGCATCGGCGCCATTGCGATCATGTCCAACGACTGGGAGCAATACCCCGAGGATGCACCAGACAAGATGAAACAGTTTGCCGACACCCACGGCTTCACCTTTCCCTATGTCATCGACCGCGATCAACAGGTGGCGCGGGCGTACGGCGCCGTCTGCACGCCCGACTTCTTCGGATTCAACGCCGATCTGGAATTGCAGTACCGGGGCCGGCTTGACTCGTCCCGCCGCGATCCGGCTGGACCGGACGCGCGGCGCGAGTTGTTCGAGGCGATGTGTGGAGTAGCGGAAACCGGGAAGGGTCCGGAGCAGCAGATCGCCAGCATGGGATGCTCGATCAAGTGGCGGGACGGCAGCGTCAAGGCCGCCGCCCGCCGCCTCATCCACAAAGTCGGCTTGTAG
- a CDS encoding CreA family protein produces the protein MTTLRCLLLAALGLSLTAGASPAEEIGSVSTVWKFLGPNHKIVVEAFDDPDIPNVSCWVSRPRTGGMSGAVGLAEDPSYGSIACRQRGPIVLSDNLRDQLEEETEDGGVKVFKARTSAIFKTIQVTRMFDSNRNTVLYLIWSDRVVEGSPKNSISVVVIQPWDPDS, from the coding sequence ATGACGACGCTGCGCTGTCTGCTTCTCGCTGCGCTTGGACTGTCTCTCACGGCGGGTGCATCCCCGGCGGAGGAAATCGGTTCCGTCAGCACCGTCTGGAAGTTTCTGGGCCCGAACCACAAGATCGTCGTCGAGGCCTTCGACGATCCCGACATCCCCAACGTCTCGTGCTGGGTCAGCCGCCCACGGACAGGGGGGATGTCCGGCGCGGTGGGCCTTGCCGAGGACCCCTCGTACGGTTCGATCGCCTGTCGGCAGCGCGGGCCGATCGTTCTCAGCGACAATCTGCGCGATCAACTCGAAGAAGAGACCGAAGACGGGGGCGTCAAGGTGTTCAAGGCCCGCACCTCGGCGATCTTCAAGACGATCCAAGTGACCCGCATGTTCGACTCGAATCGCAACACCGTGCTCTATCTGATCTGGTCGGATCGCGTGGTCGAAGGCAGCCCGAAGAATTCTATCTCGGTCGTCGTCATCCAGCCGTGGGATCCCGATTCCTAG
- a CDS encoding 50S ribosomal protein L11 methyltransferase, with the protein MIAANILARPLCLLAGGVIRHLAPGGHLILSGFVPADGQRVLSAYRSRGLILVRRITRADWQTLVLRKPLRTDALQRTASS; encoded by the coding sequence GTGATCGCCGCCAACATCCTGGCGCGGCCGCTCTGCTTGCTGGCTGGCGGCGTCATCCGCCATCTGGCGCCGGGCGGCCACCTGATCCTGTCGGGCTTTGTTCCCGCCGACGGTCAGCGGGTGCTGTCCGCCTATCGCAGCCGCGGGTTGATCCTGGTGCGGCGGATCACGCGCGCGGACTGGCAGACCCTGGTGCTTCGGAAGCCGTTGCGGACGGACGCGTTGCAGAGGACGGCGTCGTCGTGA
- a CDS encoding global cell cycle regulator GcrA-like protein, whose translation MTNDWTPERTAALMALWDEDLSTAEIGRRLGITKNAVIGKVHRLGLQQRRPSPKPKTEPLNVLRLDALRANMCCWPIGDPGEESFHFCGDDVVEGKPYCSRHCSLAYVRPRDRSSVA comes from the coding sequence ATGACCAACGACTGGACTCCCGAACGCACCGCGGCCCTGATGGCGCTCTGGGACGAAGACCTGTCCACCGCCGAAATCGGCCGCCGCCTTGGAATCACCAAGAATGCCGTGATCGGCAAAGTGCATCGCCTGGGACTGCAACAACGCCGCCCTTCCCCGAAGCCGAAGACCGAACCGCTCAACGTCCTGCGCCTCGATGCGCTTCGCGCCAACATGTGTTGCTGGCCGATCGGCGACCCCGGAGAGGAAAGTTTCCACTTCTGCGGAGACGACGTGGTCGAAGGCAAACCCTACTGCTCGCGACACTGCTCCCTCGCCTACGTCCGCCCCCGCGACCGCAGCTCCGTCGCGTGA
- a CDS encoding tetratricopeptide repeat protein: protein MADPPLDDGLIREIEEDLREEKLARLWKTYGSWIIAACVALVIGVAVGEAWQFYREGVRAEATERFTQALRLADGSPAEALEQLDALTEDAPEGLQLLARFRAAALAGEIEDPGAAATEYQSMADGIDDQPLYRDLAVILATMNEMAAGAAPDNAAALIERLEPIDAADNPWRFTARELIAHLALQSGDPTRAREMFQGLADDPLTPAGIRARAGDMLAVVS, encoded by the coding sequence TTGGCCGACCCTCCCCTCGATGATGGATTGATCCGCGAGATCGAAGAGGATCTTCGCGAAGAGAAGCTTGCCCGCCTGTGGAAGACGTACGGGAGCTGGATCATCGCCGCCTGCGTCGCGCTGGTGATCGGCGTGGCCGTGGGAGAAGCTTGGCAGTTCTACCGTGAAGGCGTCCGCGCCGAGGCTACGGAACGCTTCACACAGGCGCTGCGGCTTGCCGATGGCAGCCCGGCCGAGGCGCTGGAACAGCTCGACGCCTTGACAGAAGACGCGCCGGAGGGCCTGCAACTCCTCGCCCGGTTCCGAGCCGCAGCGCTGGCTGGTGAGATCGAAGACCCGGGCGCGGCCGCAACCGAGTATCAGAGCATGGCGGATGGGATCGACGATCAGCCGCTCTATCGGGATCTGGCGGTGATCCTGGCGACCATGAACGAGATGGCGGCGGGCGCCGCGCCTGATAACGCTGCGGCGCTGATCGAACGCCTCGAGCCTATCGATGCCGCCGATAACCCCTGGCGATTCACGGCGCGGGAACTGATCGCCCACCTCGCACTGCAGTCTGGCGATCCGACACGGGCGCGGGAGATGTTTCAGGGACTCGCCGATGATCCGCTGACACCCGCAGGTATTCGTGCGCGGGCCGGCGACATGCTGGCAGTGGTGTCGTGA
- a CDS encoding efflux RND transporter periplasmic adaptor subunit: protein MPDKRSRWRRLLLLPPIVVGVAFLAIQLRGREVPEQGAAREIARPVRVIEARPTDFVPRAVGYGFAEPGSVWNGVAQVSGTISERHPDLEAGRLFDAGTVIFRIDPSDYKLRAAQIQASIQSVKAELAELDINEQNTRVSLDIERRMDELAKDDLARKRSLLQRGNVSESVVDEAEQAVLLARQKVQELENQLNVLPARRQVLEATVALNEARLGEARLNLQRTALAVPFDARIAEVRAEQNQYVSVGEVLAVADSIDVAEVAAQVPIEQMAALVRGDVDLRQLSASEIGQVPKQFGLDARVHLRTGSVTASWNARVDRISPSLDPETRTVGVVVAVDEPYRQAVPGEKPPLIKNMYVQVDLTGPPRPDRIVIPRVALHGSPDAPLVYIADGEDRLIVRPVIVGPVQGDEVVIRSGIAPGERVVVSDLIPAINGMLLAPTRSDDDDVEDGPPEGSGSAWRPQEARP from the coding sequence ATGCCGGACAAGCGGTCCCGCTGGCGTCGCCTTCTGCTCCTGCCGCCGATCGTCGTGGGTGTGGCGTTCCTGGCGATCCAGCTTCGCGGCCGTGAGGTGCCGGAGCAGGGTGCAGCGCGGGAGATTGCCCGGCCGGTGCGGGTGATCGAGGCAAGGCCGACCGACTTTGTGCCGCGCGCCGTCGGCTACGGCTTCGCCGAACCCGGATCCGTGTGGAATGGGGTGGCGCAGGTCAGCGGCACGATCAGCGAGCGTCACCCCGACCTGGAAGCGGGCAGGCTGTTCGACGCCGGCACCGTCATCTTCCGCATCGATCCGTCGGACTACAAGCTCCGCGCCGCGCAAATCCAGGCGTCCATCCAAAGCGTCAAGGCGGAGCTTGCCGAACTCGATATCAACGAGCAGAACACCCGGGTGTCGCTGGACATCGAGCGGCGCATGGATGAGCTTGCGAAGGACGACCTGGCGCGGAAACGTTCCCTCCTGCAGCGCGGCAACGTCAGCGAGAGTGTCGTCGACGAGGCGGAGCAGGCCGTGCTCCTCGCGCGCCAAAAGGTTCAGGAGCTGGAGAACCAGCTCAACGTTTTGCCCGCACGGCGTCAGGTGCTCGAGGCGACGGTGGCGCTCAATGAGGCCCGCCTGGGCGAAGCTCGCCTCAACCTGCAACGCACTGCCCTCGCCGTCCCGTTCGACGCGCGCATCGCAGAAGTGCGCGCGGAGCAGAACCAGTACGTCAGCGTCGGCGAGGTGCTCGCCGTGGCCGACAGCATCGACGTGGCCGAGGTCGCGGCGCAGGTGCCGATCGAGCAGATGGCGGCCCTGGTCCGCGGTGACGTCGATCTCCGGCAGCTCAGCGCCAGCGAGATCGGCCAGGTTCCGAAGCAGTTCGGTCTGGACGCGCGCGTGCACCTTCGCACCGGTAGCGTCACCGCAAGCTGGAATGCGCGTGTCGACCGCATCAGCCCGTCGCTGGATCCGGAAACCCGCACCGTCGGTGTCGTGGTCGCCGTGGACGAGCCTTACCGTCAAGCCGTCCCAGGCGAGAAACCGCCTTTGATCAAGAACATGTATGTCCAGGTCGATTTGACCGGTCCGCCCCGGCCGGACCGCATCGTCATCCCGCGCGTCGCGCTGCACGGCTCCCCCGACGCGCCACTAGTCTACATCGCCGACGGCGAGGATCGCTTGATCGTGCGGCCGGTGATCGTCGGGCCGGTGCAGGGCGATGAAGTGGTGATCCGATCCGGCATCGCGCCCGGTGAGCGGGTGGTGGTGTCCGATCTCATTCCTGCCATCAATGGCATGTTGCTGGCGCCCACCCGCAGTGACGATGACGATGTCGAAGATGGTCCGCCGGAAGGAAGCGGCTCGGCTTGGCGGCCGCAGGAAGCCCGGCCATGA